One genomic window of Paenibacillus xylanilyticus includes the following:
- a CDS encoding DUF4129 domain-containing protein — MSDSTWESKSRIGMSLLATLLIGVYVFPLLTLTSFYAYGHFPYILLIIYALTSGIGVLLGHRFQGLGTRMWLRLVGALLLGVVVSLIAAWIIGFTGPELITALLWGALSAFVGLAPEPSLRSTLMWRWQIFGVVGSIIGGIFSHWFEPLFPLQTYGGALYAAGFISFVACLLNVYSAQLDRAVLNDGKRKIVLREFNRANHQRLIWMLLIIAGIGAFPSLAAWLAPLRDRLLAWIRGLIGPSSDPQLPLTPDSGIDPSKLPGRVTEQSEPSVFWDMLGWFVLGASAALILWLIFRLGRKTINRLMERLRGMMEPRERRAEPRTEYIDISETLETPVRPRKPWFRKKETLPSQEAERVRYYYRKWIDQARQQGVEIEAAQTPLEAAEKILLHKSSSDKQDTERFSDMLTRTYNAVRYGKKAPNPSEMSEIDRNWKSR; from the coding sequence ATGAGTGATTCGACCTGGGAAAGTAAATCAAGAATAGGGATGTCTCTGCTCGCGACGCTGCTGATTGGCGTTTATGTGTTTCCCTTGTTGACCCTTACTTCATTCTACGCATATGGTCATTTTCCTTATATTCTGCTGATCATCTATGCTCTGACAAGCGGCATTGGCGTGCTGCTGGGCCACAGGTTTCAAGGATTAGGAACCCGTATGTGGCTTCGGCTAGTTGGAGCTCTGCTCCTGGGGGTGGTTGTATCCCTTATCGCGGCTTGGATAATCGGATTTACGGGACCGGAATTGATCACTGCTCTTCTGTGGGGGGCTTTATCAGCCTTTGTAGGCTTGGCACCAGAACCATCGCTTCGCTCCACCTTGATGTGGAGATGGCAGATCTTCGGCGTTGTCGGGTCTATAATAGGAGGCATTTTCTCGCATTGGTTCGAGCCCTTATTCCCATTGCAGACCTATGGAGGAGCATTATATGCAGCGGGCTTCATCAGTTTTGTTGCTTGTCTCCTTAATGTCTACAGTGCACAGCTGGATAGAGCCGTATTAAATGATGGCAAGAGAAAGATTGTGCTTCGGGAATTCAACAGAGCGAATCATCAGCGGTTGATATGGATGTTGTTAATCATTGCAGGTATCGGAGCATTTCCCAGTCTAGCCGCCTGGCTTGCTCCACTGCGGGATCGTCTGCTCGCATGGATCAGAGGACTAATAGGCCCATCTTCCGATCCGCAGCTGCCCTTGACACCAGACTCTGGTATTGACCCATCTAAGCTTCCAGGCAGAGTGACAGAGCAGTCAGAACCATCTGTTTTCTGGGACATGCTGGGATGGTTCGTTCTAGGTGCTTCTGCTGCGCTGATTCTATGGCTTATCTTCAGATTGGGACGAAAGACTATAAACCGTCTTATGGAGCGATTGAGGGGGATGATGGAACCCAGGGAGCGGAGGGCCGAGCCGCGGACCGAATACATCGATATTAGTGAAACGCTGGAAACACCCGTGAGACCACGCAAACCCTGGTTCCGAAAAAAAGAAACACTTCCCTCACAGGAGGCGGAGCGGGTACGTTATTACTACAGAAAATGGATAGATCAAGCCAGACAGCAAGGCGTGGAAATTGAAGCTGCACAGACTCCGCTGGAAGCAGCAGAGAAGATCCTGCTTCATAAGTCATCTTCAGACAAGCAAGATACAGAGAGATTTTCCGACATGTTAACAAGGACATATAACGCGGTTCGTTATGGCAAAAAGGCTCCGAACCCTTCCGAAATGTCCGAGATTGATCGGAACTGGAAGTCTCGATAG
- a CDS encoding aldolase catalytic domain-containing protein: MKTNHCKIVDCTIRDGGLVNNWDFSVDFVQQLYAGLNEAGVDYMEIGYKNSPKLLKGAEEAGPWRFLNDDFLRKVIPQKGNTKLSALVDVGRVDENDILPRSESMLDLIRVACYSKDVDKALALVQTFHDRGYETTLNIMALSNVMENELLEAFELIKESSVDVVYIVDSYGSLDHNDVKYLVEKFKTHLPNKRLGVHTHNNMQLAFSNTLVAAELGVELLDASVYGMGRAAGNCPTELLVAHLKGTKYNLRPVLGVLEQLMVPLREKEEWGYILPYMITGALDEHPRSAMALRSSAEKDNVVDFYDKLTTPEVNFDK; this comes from the coding sequence ATGAAGACAAATCATTGCAAAATTGTAGATTGCACCATTCGTGATGGTGGATTGGTAAATAATTGGGACTTTAGCGTGGACTTCGTTCAACAGCTATATGCTGGATTGAATGAGGCAGGCGTTGATTATATGGAAATCGGTTATAAAAACTCGCCGAAACTGCTGAAAGGTGCCGAAGAAGCAGGACCATGGCGTTTTCTGAATGATGACTTCCTGCGCAAAGTGATCCCACAAAAAGGAAATACCAAATTGTCTGCTCTGGTTGACGTCGGACGTGTGGACGAGAATGATATTTTGCCACGCAGCGAGAGCATGCTGGATCTGATCCGTGTAGCCTGCTACAGCAAAGATGTGGACAAGGCTTTGGCCCTTGTTCAAACATTCCATGATCGTGGATATGAAACAACCTTGAACATCATGGCTTTGTCGAATGTCATGGAGAACGAATTGCTCGAAGCCTTTGAATTGATCAAAGAGAGCTCCGTAGACGTTGTGTACATCGTTGACTCTTATGGCAGCCTTGACCATAACGACGTGAAGTACCTCGTTGAAAAGTTCAAAACCCACTTGCCAAACAAACGTCTCGGTGTTCACACTCACAATAACATGCAGCTTGCATTCTCCAATACACTTGTGGCTGCAGAGCTTGGCGTTGAACTGCTCGATGCTTCCGTATATGGTATGGGCCGTGCAGCAGGTAACTGCCCGACCGAACTTCTTGTGGCGCATCTGAAGGGAACGAAATATAACTTGCGTCCGGTACTTGGCGTATTGGAACAATTGATGGTTCCTCTTCGCGAAAAAGAAGAATGGGGCTACATCCTGCCATATATGATCACAGGAGCACTCGACGAGCATCCGCGTTCGGCAATGGCCCTGCGTTCGTCAGCCGAGAAGGATAACGTTGTGGATTTCTATGATAAATTGACAACGCCTGAAGTGAATTTTGATAAATAA
- a CDS encoding EAL domain-containing protein: MKANSQDQRKVSLVALGGLLCFLVSQWYRSSVSSDLIISGYPVLTLLGGFVAAAACIGIYNQSWLFQTQKLTLRRIMITTLFLLIGLFELIHIVSYAEEMPSGAMMESEFSLKLMTLGSVVCAVGLLLIYAVREKEIALPRKFLLFSGTLGTFVLLYTASVQEWSWLPKLTQQEVLSETFMKIHFLVGLLYGITAFVLFLKWKKGKEGDLPSILCGALCFFYGECYLISATQISDLNLLFALWMNCLGYFFVQKGLYTTVVDTPFLKQQAAEAKMNYIAHHDDVTGLPNRRRLSQRLQRLMDEAVKQDELVGVLVLNINRFKTINDSLGQQAANRVLRQVGQRLKQSSLPGEEVYGLGRDEFVVTMTDFWNTENALRRTRSILQLFEKPVMVDGNDYHITLGIGMAIYPHDGGSPEEIIQNADTALHNAKEQGIELNRYAHAMQMKAQERLQLENDLRKALDRGQFYLVYQPQINIASGLIVGMEALVRWEHPQRGAISPAEFIPLAEESGLIVPLGEWVLREACAQNKLWQEAGYRKLCVSVNLSMRQFRHSHLLDNINGILRETGLEPDWLELEITESMTFDKDRAFEQLRKIKEIGVQISIDDFGTGYSSLHYLKDLPIDRLKIDRSFVNEVMEDRNNAAIVSTITSMAHHLQLKVTAEGVENESQLVFLRDQHCHEAQGYFFSKPIVAADFEKRFLRDVDKPTG, translated from the coding sequence ATGAAGGCAAATTCGCAAGATCAGAGAAAAGTAAGCTTGGTCGCATTAGGCGGCTTATTATGTTTCCTCGTAAGTCAATGGTATCGTTCCTCTGTAAGCTCTGATCTAATCATATCCGGATACCCTGTGCTGACGCTACTCGGCGGATTCGTTGCAGCTGCAGCCTGTATCGGGATTTACAACCAAAGCTGGTTGTTCCAGACCCAAAAGTTAACCCTGCGCAGAATCATGATTACAACACTCTTTTTGTTGATTGGCCTGTTTGAATTAATTCATATCGTTTCATATGCAGAAGAGATGCCAAGTGGCGCCATGATGGAATCCGAATTTTCCCTCAAATTGATGACGCTGGGCTCTGTGGTCTGTGCAGTGGGTTTATTGCTTATTTATGCAGTGAGAGAAAAAGAGATTGCATTACCGCGTAAGTTCTTACTATTTAGCGGAACGCTGGGTACGTTTGTCCTGTTGTACACAGCTAGTGTTCAGGAATGGAGCTGGCTGCCGAAATTAACCCAGCAAGAAGTGTTAAGTGAAACGTTTATGAAAATTCACTTCCTGGTCGGTCTTCTTTACGGGATCACCGCATTTGTGTTGTTTTTGAAGTGGAAGAAGGGTAAAGAGGGAGATTTGCCTTCTATTCTGTGTGGGGCCCTGTGTTTCTTCTACGGAGAGTGCTACTTGATTTCTGCAACGCAGATCAGTGACTTGAATCTGTTATTTGCATTGTGGATGAATTGTCTGGGATATTTCTTTGTACAAAAAGGACTATATACAACGGTAGTGGATACACCGTTTTTGAAGCAGCAGGCTGCTGAAGCCAAAATGAACTATATTGCTCATCATGACGATGTAACGGGTCTGCCAAATCGCCGCCGCCTTTCCCAGAGACTCCAAAGATTGATGGATGAAGCCGTGAAGCAGGACGAGCTCGTCGGTGTACTCGTACTTAATATCAACCGGTTCAAAACAATTAACGACTCCCTCGGTCAGCAGGCTGCTAACCGTGTTCTTCGTCAAGTGGGGCAGCGTCTGAAGCAATCGTCTCTGCCTGGCGAAGAAGTGTATGGTCTTGGCCGGGACGAGTTCGTGGTCACGATGACAGACTTCTGGAATACAGAAAATGCTCTGCGCCGAACAAGATCGATTTTGCAGCTGTTTGAAAAGCCGGTTATGGTTGATGGCAACGACTATCATATAACGCTTGGAATTGGCATGGCCATATATCCCCATGACGGGGGATCACCCGAGGAAATCATTCAAAATGCGGATACCGCGCTTCATAACGCCAAGGAACAGGGAATCGAACTGAACCGATATGCTCATGCAATGCAGATGAAGGCACAGGAACGACTGCAGCTGGAGAATGATTTGCGCAAAGCGCTGGATCGAGGTCAGTTTTATCTTGTATATCAACCACAGATCAATATCGCAAGTGGTTTAATCGTTGGTATGGAGGCTCTGGTACGCTGGGAGCATCCACAGCGCGGCGCAATTTCACCTGCAGAGTTTATCCCATTGGCAGAAGAGAGCGGACTAATTGTACCGCTGGGCGAGTGGGTCCTTCGGGAGGCATGTGCACAGAACAAGCTATGGCAGGAAGCTGGATACCGCAAACTGTGTGTGTCTGTCAATCTCTCGATGAGACAGTTCAGACATTCCCATCTGCTGGATAACATCAACGGCATACTGAGGGAAACTGGATTGGAGCCGGATTGGCTGGAACTGGAGATTACCGAAAGTATGACATTTGACAAAGACCGTGCGTTTGAACAACTTCGCAAAATTAAAGAGATTGGTGTGCAAATCAGTATTGATGATTTTGGAACAGGATACAGTTCTCTGCATTACCTGAAGGATCTGCCGATTGATCGTCTCAAAATTGACCGTTCATTCGTGAACGAAGTCATGGAGGATCGCAATAATGCAGCGATCGTCTCCACCATTACGTCCATGGCTCATCATCTGCAATTGAAGGTGACTGCCGAAGGAGTGGAGAACGAGTCGCAGCTGGTGTTCCTTCGGGATCAGCACTGCCATGAAGCACAGGGATACTTTTTTAGTAAACCCATTGTGGCGGCAGATTTTGAAAAGCGTTTTTTACGAGATGTGGATAAACCTACAGGATAG